Part of the Sinomonas atrocyanea genome is shown below.
GGCCGGGCCGTGGCGCTCGTGGCCGAGTCCGGGATCAGCCCCTCGGCGCTCGAGCTCGTGGACCGCCACTGCCTCAAGGCGGTGGATGATTGGAAGCACATGGGCCTGTCCACCGACGCGAACGCGGTGCTGATCGGCCGCACCGACGCCCGCGGGGAGCAGGGCGAGTTCGAGGCCGCGGAGCTCGCGCGCTGCTTCGAGGAGGCCGGGGCCAGCGTCGCCGCGGTCTCGGCCGACGAGCAGGAGTCCGAGGCCCTCTACGCCGCCCGCCGCCTCGCCTACCCGGCGCTCGAGCGGCTCGGCCCGGTCCTCACCGAGGACGTCTGCGTCCCCAGGGCCAAGGTGCCCGACGTCCTCGCGCGCATCGAGCAGATCGCCGCGGCCCACGACGTGCTCATCGCCAACATCGCCCACGCCGGGGACGGCAACCTCCACCCGCTCATCATCACCGAGCCCGGGGACGAGGCCGCCAAGGCCCGCGCGCACGCGGCGTTCACCGAGATCATCGACGCCGCCCTCGCCGCCGGCGGCACGGTGAGCGGCGAGCACGGCGTGGGCACCCTCAAGCTCGACGGGCTCGCCAAGGAGCTCCCGCCCGCGAGCCTGGCCCTGCACCACGCGGTCAAGCACGCCCTGGACCCGCACGGCATCCTCAACCCCGGCCGCGCCATCCCGCCGCTGCCGTAGCGGGGCAGGGGACAGAGGCGCACGACGGCGGCCGCGCACCCCGGGCGCGCCGCTCGCCCGCCGCCGGGGGCACCGCTGTGCAAGGCTTTCCTGAGTTTCCCCCAAGATCGCCCTGCCCGGCCCCTACCCGTCCGTAACGTGGTGTGCGGAGCTGGCCGCCGGCCAGAGTCAACGCACCCGCGGCAGGCCCGGACCCCCTGCCGCGCACCACGCACAAAGGGGGCGGTCCACATCAGGAAGCTACTCTCCGCCGCCGGAACGGCGCTGCTCGTCGCGGCAGCGCTCGCCACCGGCACCACCGCCGCGACCGCGGCACCGCCGGCCGCCAAGGCAGCCAGCCACTCGGTCAAGGTCTGCGCCGACGCCAAGCCCGGCGAGGCCGCCTGCGCCGCCCGCGCGGCCACCGACCCTGCCGGCAGGCGCATCACCAGCAACGCCCTGCCGCCCGCGAGCGCCCTCACGCCCGCGCAGCTGCGCTCGGCCTACAACCTCACCGGCACCGCCTCGGGCGGGCGGACGGTGGCGATCGTCGACGCCTACGGCTACCCGAACCTCGAGCGCGACCTCGCCGCGTACCGGAAGCAGTTCGGCCTGCCGGCGTGCACCTCCGCCAGCGGCTGCCTCAAGGTCCTGAACCAGACCGGCGGCACCAAGCTGCCCAAGTTCGACCTCGGCTGGGCGCAGGAGCAGGCCCTCGACGTCGACGCCGTCTCCGCCGCCTGCCCGGACTGCAAGATCGTGGTCCTGCAGGCCAGCACCGCCTCCTTCACCAACCTCGGCACCGCTGTCCAGACCGCGGCGAAGCTGCCCGGCGTCGTCGCCATCTCCAACAGCTACGGCGGCTCGGACGCCTCCGACGCCACCTACGGGAAGTACTACAACTTCCCGGGCATCGCGGTCACGGCCAGCGCCGGCGACAACGGCTACCAGGGCGCCTCCTACCCGGCGGCCTCCTCCTACGTCACCGCGGTGGGCGGGACCAGCCTCAACCAGGCCTCGAACACCCGCGGCTGGACCGAGTCCGTCTGGTCCGGCACCGGCTCCGGCTGCTCGGCCTACAACGCCCCGCTCGCCGCGGCGGCCGGCTTCAACACCGGCTGCGCGAACCGGGCGATGAACGACGTCGCCGCCGCCTCCGACCCGTCCAACGGCGGCCTCGCGGTCTACTACCCGACCTCGAGCACGAGCTCCACGTGGGGCCAGTTCGGCGGCACGAGCGAGGCCTCGCCGATCATCGCCTCCGTCTACGCCCTCTCCGGCAACACCGGCTCGAAGGCCACCGGCACGTACGCCAACAGCATCCCGTACGCCCACACCGGATCGCTGTACGACGTCGCCTCCGGCTCCAACGGCACCTGCACCACCACCCAGTGGTGCACCGCCCGCACCGGCTGGGACGGCCCCACCGGCCTCGGCACCCCGAACGGCACCGGCGGCTTCTGACCGCTGCGGCCTACCGCGCCACAGGCTCCGACGGCCCGGGCCCGCGTTTCTCATTGGGGGGACGCGGGACCGGGCCGCCGGCGTTGCTGGTGTGCTCGGGGTGCCGCCTGTTGCTGTTGCGTTATCGGTGTTTGCTCGGGGCAACCTGTGCGTTCCACCATGGGTCGGTGGGGAATCTGGGACCCCGCGGCACAGGGGCGGACGCGGGGAACGCGTCCGGCCGTGGCGAAGAGCGGAAGGCACCCTCATGCACCCCCAGAGCTCATCCTCCCCATCGGGCACAATCATGGTCCTCGGCGGCGACGGCTACCTCGGCTGGACGCTCGGACTGGCACTGGCCAGCCGCACCGGCCGGCAGGTGGTCCTCGTGGACAACCTCATCAAACGCCGATGGGAGAAGGAGGCCGGGGCGAAGGTCCTCGTGCCCCTCAAGACCCCCAAGGCGCGCATCGCCGAGTACGAGAGGCTCTACGGCGGCCAGAACCTCTCCTTCGAGAAGGTCGAACTCCTGGACCCCGGCGCCGTGGAGCGGGTCATCGCGAAGTACCGGCCCGCCGTCGTCATCAACGCTGCCCAGCAGCCCTCGGCGCCGTTCTCGATGAGCAGCGCCAAGAACGCCGCCGCCACGTTCTCGAACAACATCGTGGGCCACCTCAACGTCCTCTGGGCCATCGCCGGTCTGAGCAAGGCGACCACCTACATCAAGCTCGGCTCGGCCGGCTGCTACATGGGCACCGACACCGACTGGATCCCGCTGGAGAAGAAGGACTTCACCTTCGAGGACCACGGGGCCCAGCATCAGGTCCTGCAGGGCTTCCTGCCCATGCAGGCCACGGACTTCTACCACCAGTCCAAGATCACCGACCTGCTCATCGACGACCTCTGCTCGAAGATCTGGGGCCTGAAGGTCATCACGGTGCAGCAGGCCACCATCTTCGGGGCGACCATCCCGGAGAACCACCCCGAGGAATGCGAAGGCCTCGCCGCCCGGTTCAACTACGACTCGGTCTTCGGCACCGTCTTCAACCGCTTCGTCTGCCAGATGATGATCGGCCACCCGCTCACCGTCTACGGGGACGGGAGCCAGAAGACGGGCCTGATCAGCCTCGCGGACACGGTCGAGAACTTCCTCGAGTTCACCGACCTCGACGTCGCCCCGGGCGAGCACCAGGTGCTGCACAACTACACGCATCGCCTGAGCATCAGCGAGATCGCCCAGCGGCTCGCGGCCATCGACCCGTCCACCCAGATCAGGCACCTCGCCAACCCGCGCCAGGAGCCGGTGGGCCGGCTGGACCCCCACGTCGAGGTGCACGAGGCGATCGCCGCCCGGCACGCCGACAAGGAGGCCCGGCTCCAGGCGGACATGGCCGCGATGCTCGAGTTCACGTACCGCTACCGGGACAACATCGACCCCTCGATTATCCTGCCCACCGTGGAGTGGTCGGTGGAGGAGACCGAGGCCCCCGTGCCGGTGCGGCGGGACCCGGGCGCCGTCCTCCCGGCCCCGGCCTTCTACCGCGAGGTCGCGGAGGGCTAGCTCGGAGGGGGCTGGCTCCGGACGGGCTCGCTCCGTACCGGATCAGTTCCGGGCGCGGTCCAGGAAGTCGCGGGTGTGCCGGGCGAGGACCTCGGCCTCCTCGAGCGTGGACTCGTGGATGAAGGACATCCGCGCCACGTCCTCGACGACCTTGATGTAGACGTTGCGCTCCATGAGGAACGCGGACAGGGCCTCCGGGTGCGCGGTGCGCATCGAGACGATGTTGCTCTGGCGCGTGCCGTGGTCGATGAAGTCGATGCCGTGCTCGCGCAGGATGCCCTTGATCCCCTGCAGCAGGGCGAGGTTCTTCTCCTGCACAGCGTCCATGCCGAGGGCGTTGAGCTCCCGCAGCGACGCGTGCAGCGCCGCGAGCCCGGCGACGTTCTGGGTGCCGTCCTGGAAGCGCGCAGCCGTGTCCTTGAGGACGTAGGACTCCTCGTCGAACCGCTCCATGCTGCGGATGCCCACCCGGCTGTGGCGCAGGGACGGCATGAGCCCGCGCCGCACGTACATGAACCCGATGCCCATGCCGGCGCGCAGGTACTTCTGGCCTCCGCACACGAGGATGTCCACGGGCGTCTCGGCCAGGTCGAAGGAGCGCGCGCCGATGTGCTGGACGGCGTCGATCACGAGGAAGATGCCCCGCTCGCGGCACACGCGCGAGAGGAGGGCCAGATCCGGCATGAACCCGTCGTAGCGCTGGGCCGAGGACATGCTGATGGCGCGGGTCCTGGGGCTGACGGCCTCGAGCAGCCGGTGGAAGGCGGCCTCGTTGTCGCGGCCCGTGATGACCCTGACGGTCACGCCGTCGTGCCGCTTGCGCAGCCACGGCAGCAGGTTGGCCGGGTACTCGTTGCCGAGCACGAGCACCTCGTCGCCCGGATCGAGGGGCAGCACCTCGCTGGCGATGATGATGCCCTCGGTCGTGTTCTTCAGGTAGGTGATCTCCTCGGGCGCGCAGTGGAGCAGCCGCGCGGCCTCCCCGGCCATCTCGTCGGCCAGCCGGTCGTAGCGGTAGAGCACCTCGGGCGGGCCGTACTGGTAGAAGTCGGCCATGAAGTCCCGGGCGGCCTCGTAGGCAGTCCGGCTCATCGGCGCAACGGTCGCGTAGCTGAAGAAGGTCTTCTCGGCGATGGGCTTCATGGTGCTGCGCAGCCTACTGGATCGGTGCCCTCGCGGGGGAGAGGCTGCGGTCTGGCGTCCACCGGCCGCCGCGGGCGCGCTGACCTGCCACGGCGAGGTTTCCTTCAGCTACTGCCCAGTTGCCCTACTGCCGGGCGCCCGGGGCACCTACCCTCGAAGCAAGGGCTGGCCGTCGCCAGCGATTAAGCAGATGCGGCAGGCACGTTGTCCGCCTGCGGCGTCCGGACGCCAGGAGGAGCCCCCATGATCAGGAAGCTACTGTCCGCCGCCGGGGCGGGACTGCTCGTGGCGGCAGCCCTCACCGCCGGAGTCCCCGCAGCCAGCGCGGCGCCGCCGGCGGGCGCCTCGGCCGCCCCCCTCGTGGTGCGGGGCGCCGGTGACCCGTCTATCCAGATCTGCCCGCCCCCGGGGCCCGGGCAGGTGGCCTGCGCCGCCCGCCAGGCGATCGACGCCGTCGGCCGGGCCGCGGGCGGCGCGGCGGCCCCGCCCGCCGGAGCCCTCACGCCCGCCCAGCTGCGCTCGGCCTACAACCTCAAGGGCACCGCCTCGGGCGGGCGCACCGTGGCGATCGTCGACGCCTACGGCTACCCGAACCTCGAGCGGGACCTCGCCGCCTACCGCAAGCAGTTCGGCCTGCCTCCCTGCACCACGGCGAGCGGCTGCCTCACGATCGTCAACGAGAACGGCGGGAAGGCCCTGCCCCGGTTCGACCTCGGCTGGGCCCAGGAGCAGGCCCTCGATGTCGACGCCGTCTCCGCCGCCTGCCCGGACTGCAGGATCGTGGTCCTGCAGGCCAGCACCACGGAGATCACGAGCGTGGGCACCGCCGTCCAGACCGCGGCTAAGATGCACGGCGTCGTGGCCATCTCCAACAGCTACGGCGGCGCCGACGCTTCCGATGACGCCTATGGGAAGTACTACAACGTGCCCGGCATCGCCGTGACGGCCAGCGCCGGGGACTCCGGCTACCAGGGCGGGTCCTACCCCGCGACGTCCTCCTACGTCACCGCGGTGGGCGGCACGAGCCTGACGCCGGCGCCAGGGACCAAGCGCGGCTGGGCCGAGAGCGTCTGGGCCGGCACCGGCTCGGGCTGCTCCGCGTTCAACGATCCCCTGGGCGCGGCCGACGAGTACGGCACCGGGTGCGACAACCGGGCGATGAACGACGTCTCCGCGGCCTCCGATCCGGCCCATGGCGGCCTTGCGGTCCACTATCCGACCTCGGCCGCGAGCGCCAGCTGGGGCCAGTTCGGTGGCACGAGCGAGGCCTCCCCGATCATCGCCTCGGTCTACGCCCTCGCCGGCCACACGGGTTCCAAGGGGAAGGACACGTACGCGAACAGCATCCCGTACGAGCACTCGGAGGCGCTGTTCGACGTGCAGTCCGGCTCCAACGGCACCTGCACCCCCGCGCTCTGGTGCACCGCCGGCCCGGGCTGGGACGGCCCCACCGGGCTCGGCACCCCCAATGGCACCAGGGGGTTCTGACCGGGAGGACCAAAGCCTCACGCGGCAGCAGGGCTCCCAGGAGGATCATGGGCACCACAAGCCCGGGATCCTCCTGGGCAGGCCCGAGGGGTCACGATGCGCCGCTTCCCAGCCGTCCTCGCGATGTTCGCGCTGCTGGTCCTCACCGGCTGGACGGCCGGGGGCGGCCCGCTGCCCGTCCTCGTCCCGGCCGCCCTCAACGCGATCGACGCGCACTACGAGCAGCTCGGCGGCGCGGCCTCCTTCCTCGGCGCGCCCTTGGGCTCCGAGTACCCCGTGGCCGGCGGCGCGGGCCGGGACTACCAGGGCGGGAGCATCTACTGGAGCGCGGCCACCGGCGCCTGGGAGGTCCACGGCGGCATCCGCACCGAGTACCTCGGCCGCGGCGGCCCGGGCGGCTTCCTCGGCTTCCCGCGCACCGACGAGACCACCACCCCGGGCGCGGGCGGGCGTTACAACGACTTCACGGGCGGCTCGGTGTACTGGAGCACGGCCACTGGGGCGCACGAGGTCCACGGCGGAATCCGCGCCGAGTACCTCGGCCGCGGCGGTCCGGCCGGCTTCCTCGGCTTCCCGATCCGGGACGAGAGCCCCACCCAGGCGCCGACGGGACGGTACAGCGAGTTCACGGGCGGCTCGGTGTACTGGAGCCCGGGCACCGGGGCGCACGAGGTCCACGGCGCCATCCTGGCCAGGTACATCGGGCTCGGCGGGACGGCCAGCGTCCTCGGCTTCCCGGTGACGGACGAGACCGCGGCGCCGGACGGCGTGGGCCGCTACAACCACTTCAGCGGCGCGAACGGCTCCTCGATCTACTGGGACCCGTTCTGGGGCGCCCACGAGGTCCGCGGCGGGATCCGGTCCCAGTGGGCCTCGCTCGGCTGGGAGCACGGCCGGCTCGGGTATCCGATCAGCGGCGAGTACGGCATCACGGGCGGGCGCCGCAGCGACTTCCAGCACGGCGCGATCCTGTGGAACTCGGCTACCTCCACCACGCAGGTCATCTACACGGCCCTCCCGGCCTCGCTGAACGGCGTGGACCTCGGGCGCATCCCGACCAGCCGGAGGGTCGTCGCGCTGACGTTCGACGCCGGCGCCAACAATGCCGCCGTCCGCTCCATCCTGAACACCCTCGCGGCCAACGGCGTGCCGGCCACGTTCTTCCTCACGGGGGCCTGGGCGAACCTGTTCCGTGCCGACGTGGCCGCGATCGTCGCCGGCGGCCACACGGTGGGCAACCACTCCATGACGCACCCGTACTTCACCACGCTCACGGACGCCCAGATTGCCGCCCAGGTGGGCAATGCGCAGTCCGCGATCCTCGGCGCCGGCGCCGACCCGCGTCCCTTCTTCCGCTTCCCCTACGGTGACCGCGACGCCCGCACCATCGCGGACGTCAACGCCGCCGGGTACGCCGCCATCCGCTGGACCGTGGACACCCTCGGCTGGGAGGGCACCGTGGGCGGGACCCGCGGGCCGGACTTCGTCCTCCAGCGCGTCATGGCCGCGGCCCAGCCGGGCGAGATCGTGCTCATGCACCTCGGCTCGAACCCGGACGACGGCTCGACCCTCGACGCGGCCGCCCTCCCCGCCGTCATCGCGCAGCTGCGCGCCGCGGGCTACGGGTTCGTGACGCTCGACGCCGCGCTCGGCTAGCGCCCCGCGGGCCAGGGCGGTGGCGTCAGCGCCGGCTCACGTCGGCCTGGTCACACGGGGTACCGCAGCAGGTGCCAGTAGGGCGAGCCCGGAGTGACGTACGCCCACTGGTACTCGTCGACCCCGATGCTCGGCAGCCACAGCCAGTTGCCCACCACCACGAGGCCCGGGCACGAGTAGCCGCAGGCGGGCGGAGGTGGCGGGGCCGCGGCAGCTTCCACTGCCGGGGCAATCAGGAGCAGGGCGGCCGCGACAGCCACGGCCCCCGCGAGCTTCTTCATCGTCATGGTCGATCCCGTCGAGACCCCGAGACCAGGAGACAGGTTCCCTCAGTCCAGCCATTGTCCCCAGCGCCCCTCGCCGCGGTCAACGGACGGCGGCCCGAAGGAAGTAGCGGACCGTGGTCTATCTGCCGGCCAGGTCGTCGGCCACCCGTCGAAGGTCTTCCATCCAGCCCTTCGAGCGGTTCGGCTCCCGTGCGGCCCCTTCGAAGTTCTGCAGCGCCTGGGCGAGGCTGTCCAGCGCGGCGGAGATGTTGGCCTTGACCGCGCCGTAGCCCTCGTTGGAGCGGGGATCGGAGGACGCGGCCACGAGCAGGTCCGCTCCGGCGCGAACGACCAGGGACGCCTCGAGTTCGTTCATGTGCAGGATTCCTCAGGCAAGCTGGGGCCGAGGTTCGCGGTCGTTCTGCAGGGCGACCGCGCACGTGAAGCCGGCGAGGTCCTGCCAGTGCAGCGGAATGGGCTCGCTCGGCGTTGCGCCGACAGACGAGAGCCAGGCCATGAGGTCGGCCCGGTCGTCGAACGTCAGGTGCGTCCCATCGATGAGGGCGCCAGCCATGAGCTCCTCGATGTCCTCGGGACGGGAGATCACCGCCTCCCACCACCCGTTCTCGGTCCAGCCGCCGAGGCGACGGACCGCGAGGGATAGCTTCGATCCGGACAGGAGGCCGGAGGCGGCGTCCGAGATCATAGTGCGGTACATTCGGCGGTCGTGGTCTTCCATAGCATCCCGTCGGGTGGTGGCGAAGAGGATGCAGCCGAGGCCGGTGACGTCATACTCTCGTGGAGTCGAGGAGGTCGCGGGGCAAGCCAGACGCCGCGGACGGCCGATGGCCGTAACAGCCAAGTATACGCGGCCAACGACTGGCCGATCGTCTTTGCGGACGTTCCGGCGCGCACGGTGGTCACCGACGGCAAGGACCTCGACCAGTACGGGTACGCCGGGCCGCCCCTCGCAGGCCTCCGGGACAGCGTGGCGGGGGACACCCTGACCTCCTGACGGGCGGGGACGCGTGCCAGGAGCCCTCAGGCCACCTCGTACACGCGCCCGAGCGCCGGCAGGTGCATGAGCACCCGCACCACGGGCCGGCCGGTCGCGGCCTCGACCGCGCGCCGGTAGGCGTCCATCTGCCCGAGGTAGTGGGCCCGGATGTGCCCTGCCGGGTCGTGGCCCGGGTACGTCTTGTGGTCCACGAGCACGAACCCGTCCGGGCCCTCGAGCAGCAGGTCGATCCAGCCCTCCATCGTCTGCCCGTCCGGGCGCCAGCCGATGGCCGCCTCCCGGTGGCGCACCCAGCCGGGGAACTCGGCATCGAGCCACGCCTCGAAGCGCTCTCCCGCGGTGGTGAGGAGCGAGGCGTCGATGGTCCGCGCCACGCCCCACCGTTCCACGAGGCGCCCGGCGAGCCGCGCCCGGCTGGCGGGGTCGAGGACGCGGAACTCGGTGCCGAGGTACGCGTGCACCGCGCTGCCCACGGCGCCCCACTCCTCGGAGCCGTGCGTGGCCAGGGGCGCGCCGAGCACCGCCGCCTCGCGGATCTCTGCCTCCAGGCCCTCCGCGGACACCTCGCTGGCCTTCAGCCGCGCCGGGCGGCGGACCGCGCCGGCCCCCGCGGCGGGCGGATCGACGAACCGCGGCAACCACCCGCCGTCGTCCGCCACGGCCTCCGCCGGCTGCAGGCACGCGAGCCGCGCCGGGATCTGGGTGTCGCGGCAGACGGTCACCGCCCCGGCTGCGGGCTCCTCGCCTGCCTTCCACGCCACGAGGGACTCGATCCCGAGGTCGTTGAGCATGCTGGGGGAGCCGTTCTTCGCCGTGAGCACGGTGGTGTGCGCGGCGCGGGTCATGCCCACGTACATGAGCCGGGCCTGGTTGCGCTGCTCGCGGGCGAGGAATCGCGCGGCGGCCTCGGACTGCTGGGCCCGCTGGTCCAGGGCCGACCCGCCGTACGGGAACGGGCTCGGCCACAGCCGGATCCACCGCCCTGCGAGGGGATCGGCGAGGTCGAGCTCCCGGGTCTGCTCGACGCCGGTCCCGAACGGGCGCGCCTTCGTCTCCTTGTCCAGGCTCTCCATGACCACCACGGGCCACTCGAGCCCCTTGGCGCGGTGGTAGGTGAGCACGTTGACCACGTCCGGGCCCGAATTCTCCGCCGACTCGTGCTCGTCCGAGGCGAAGTACTCGAGGAACCCGCGCAGCGTGGCCGGCTCCCGGAGCGCGCGGCACCGCTCGTAGTACAGCTCGACCGCGCCGCGGAAGGCGTCCAGGTTCCGCAGCCGCCGCTCGGGGGCGAACCATCCCGCGATCAGCTGCGGCAGGCCCAGCACGCCCGTCACGGCCTCGAGCACCTCGGTGGGGGTGGCGGCGACGGCCTGCTCGCGCAGCGCATCGAGGGCGGCGACCACGGGCACGGCCCGCCACGCGTCGTGCACGAGCCGGGGCCCGGCGACCACCTCGCCCGCCTCGTTGCGCACCTGCTCGCGGGGCACGACGGCGCCGAGCAGCTCCCGCTGCCACGTCAGGTGGGAGGGGTGCTCGGGGTGCAGGGCCACGAGCTCGGCGAGGGCCACGGTGTCGTACCGGTCGGCGACATAGGCCATCCCGGCCCTGGCCAGCTGCACCTCGCGGGCGCCGCCGAGGGCGCGCGGGTCCAGGCTGGCCCGCAGCCCCAGGGCGTCGAGCGCCGCCGCGACCGCCCGGACCTCGGCGTTGGTGCGCGTCAGGACGGCCACGTCGCAGGGCCGCAGGCCGGGGCGGCGCCCGAGGAGGTCCTTCACTCCGGCCGCGGTGGCGCGGAGCCGGTCCTCGGCGCGGCCCGCGGGCCGGGACCAGGCCTCGACGCTCCCCGGGTCCTCGCCGAGGGCGGCGGCGCGCGCCGGCGGCAGCTCGAGGTGCACGGACTCGGCCGTCATCCCGTGGTCCGCGAAGACCCGCTCGAACACCGCGTTGGAGAGGTCCACCACCGCCTGGCGCGATCGCCACGTGTGCGAGAGCTGCTCGCGCCGCTCCGCCGGGACCCGCGCCATCACGGCCTCCATGAGCTCCGGGTCGGTGCCGCGGAACTCGTAGATGGCCTGCTTCGGATCCCCCACCCACACGGAGCGCCGCACGAGGGCGCCCAGCTCGAGGAAGAGGGCCAGCTGCAGCGGGCTCGTGTCCTGGAACTCGTCCACCACGAGCACGTCGACGCGGGCGCGGAAGGATTCCCGGAAGGCGCGGTTGTGCCGGGCCAGGTCCAGGACCCTGGCCTCCTGGTCCACGAAGTCCATGAGGGCGTTGACCCGCTTGAACTGCTCGTAGGCCTCGAGGGACTTCGCGGCACAGCGGAACAGCCCGCGGACGTAGCCCTCGAGGTCGGCGTGGAGGGCCGGGTTGGAGAGCAGCTCGGCGCCGATCCGGTCGCGCAGGGGCCCGAAGATCTTCTTCAGCGGCGCCGGGGCGCCCGAGCCGAGGAAGCCGCGCCACACCTCCCACGGGGTCGTCTCGACGCTCTGGGCCCGGGCGATCCGGTCGAGGACTTTGGGGTGGTTCTCGAGGAAGGACTTCGTGGTGAGGTTCGCGGCGGTGCCGTCCTCGTGCACGCCGCGGGCCACGGTCCTGTCCAGCTCGGCCCGCAGCGCGTGCAGCTCGCGGAACCACTCGGGGCGGCGGTCCTCGCCGGGCGGGTCGAGGAAGCCCCGGAACCCGGCCCACGAGGGCTCCGCGCAGGCCAGCACCGCGTTGGCGTCGAGCCGGTTGGCGCGGGCCAGGTTCACGATCCGCTGGAGCGTCTCCTCCCACGACTCGACCCCGTACCCCTGCGCGAGGTCGGGGTGGGTGCCCAGGCGCACGGCGACCGGGGCGAGGACCTCGGCGTGCTCGGCGCGGATCTCGTCCGTGGCCAGCCGGAACATGGCCGCGAGCTGGTCCTCGCCGATCACCTCGAGCGCGGGGGAGAGGCCAGCGTCGATCGCGTACTCAGCGAGCAGCTGCCCGCAGACGCTGTTGACCGTGCCGATGAGGCTCGCCCCGAGCTGCTGGGACGCCGCCGCGAGGGCCGGTGCCGGCGCCCCGCCGCCGGCGTCGAGGAGCCGGGCCGCGATCCGCTCCCGCAGCTCCCCGGCGGCCTTCTTGGTGAAGGTCGTGGCCATGATCTTCTCCGCCGGGGTCCCGGCCGTGATCTCCTGGACGATCTTCTCGGTGAGCGTGTACGTCTTCCCGGTCCCTGCGCTGGCCGAGACCATCGTGACGTTCTCCAGCAGGTGCGCGCTCACGAGTAGTCCCCCCTCAGCCCGCAGAGGGCCCCGAAATGGCAGAACCGGCAGCCCGGTTCCACGTACAGGCGGCCCACCGCAGTCTCGGCGTCCTTGACGGTGGTCGGCTCGCCGCCCTCGGCGGCGGCCGCCTCGGCCTGCGCGGCGGCGAACGCGTCCTCCACGGGCTTGGTCGCGGTGACCCGGCCGGCGAGGACCTGCTCCACCGTGAACTCGGCCGACCGCACCGCCCTGCCCCACAGCTGGGCCGGGTCCTCGTCCCGCGGGATGGCCGCCCCGAAGTGCCCGTGCGCCGAGGCGAACGCGTGCTGCTTGAGGAGGAAGTACGCGGTCGGATCGTCCGGAGGCGCCTCGCCCTCGTGCAGCGCCCACTGGTACAGGGCCAGCTGCAGGGCGGTGCCCTCCTTGATCTTCTGGCGCAGGTGCTTGGCCGAGTTGTACCACTTGAGGTCCACCACCACGGTGCGGCCCTGCTCGTCGATCCCCACGGCGTCCGCGCTGCCGCGGACCGGGACGGTGAGGACGCCCTCCGGGGTGACGAGCTGCAGATCCTTGGAGATCGGCTTCTCGACCTCCTGCAGCGCCACGCCGCCCTTCTCGAGCCCGCGGAAGAACTCCCGGGCGGCGACCGTGACCGCGTCCACGACGGTGAGCCGGCGCGCCTTCTGCCCCGGCAGGAGCAGCTCGGAGGCGAGCTGGGGGAGGAGCTCGCCGATGACCTCGGCGATCTCCTCGTCCTCGGGCACGGCCCGGTGCGCCGCGCGGATCCGCCCGTGCAGCACCTCGATGACCCGGTGCGCGAACGAGC
Proteins encoded:
- a CDS encoding UvrD-helicase domain-containing protein; the protein is MSAHLLENVTMVSASAGTGKTYTLTEKIVQEITAGTPAEKIMATTFTKKAAGELRERIAARLLDAGGGAPAPALAAASQQLGASLIGTVNSVCGQLLAEYAIDAGLSPALEVIGEDQLAAMFRLATDEIRAEHAEVLAPVAVRLGTHPDLAQGYGVESWEETLQRIVNLARANRLDANAVLACAEPSWAGFRGFLDPPGEDRRPEWFRELHALRAELDRTVARGVHEDGTAANLTTKSFLENHPKVLDRIARAQSVETTPWEVWRGFLGSGAPAPLKKIFGPLRDRIGAELLSNPALHADLEGYVRGLFRCAAKSLEAYEQFKRVNALMDFVDQEARVLDLARHNRAFRESFRARVDVLVVDEFQDTSPLQLALFLELGALVRRSVWVGDPKQAIYEFRGTDPELMEAVMARVPAERREQLSHTWRSRQAVVDLSNAVFERVFADHGMTAESVHLELPPARAAALGEDPGSVEAWSRPAGRAEDRLRATAAGVKDLLGRRPGLRPCDVAVLTRTNAEVRAVAAALDALGLRASLDPRALGGAREVQLARAGMAYVADRYDTVALAELVALHPEHPSHLTWQRELLGAVVPREQVRNEAGEVVAGPRLVHDAWRAVPVVAALDALREQAVAATPTEVLEAVTGVLGLPQLIAGWFAPERRLRNLDAFRGAVELYYERCRALREPATLRGFLEYFASDEHESAENSGPDVVNVLTYHRAKGLEWPVVVMESLDKETKARPFGTGVEQTRELDLADPLAGRWIRLWPSPFPYGGSALDQRAQQSEAAARFLAREQRNQARLMYVGMTRAAHTTVLTAKNGSPSMLNDLGIESLVAWKAGEEPAAGAVTVCRDTQIPARLACLQPAEAVADDGGWLPRFVDPPAAGAGAVRRPARLKASEVSAEGLEAEIREAAVLGAPLATHGSEEWGAVGSAVHAYLGTEFRVLDPASRARLAGRLVERWGVARTIDASLLTTAGERFEAWLDAEFPGWVRHREAAIGWRPDGQTMEGWIDLLLEGPDGFVLVDHKTYPGHDPAGHIRAHYLGQMDAYRRAVEAATGRPVVRVLMHLPALGRVYEVA